A portion of the Acidisoma sp. PAMC 29798 genome contains these proteins:
- a CDS encoding ABC transporter permease → MRLYRAILYRLMLAGITLILLSVIVFAGCQILPGDVGRAILGPLADARAVAVLNHQLGVDQPLLVQYWHWVSGMVRGDMGMSYTYRAPVAPFIGHALVNSLKLAGIAFVMVVPLGILGGVVAALKHGTWIDRTIVIAGLSATVVPEFVSGIVLIMVFSIWLHVFPLTASAPRNANGLTQVYYLLMPAVPLFMIIFGYIARMARAGMIEALAADYTRTAVLKGLSYRQVIWRHVLRNALLPTITVIATQSGYLIGGLVVVETLFNYHGIGSLIFSAAHAKDFPMLEAGILVIGIVYVGANLIADLLYSALNPRISFGSGRE, encoded by the coding sequence ATGAGACTGTACCGCGCCATCCTCTACCGACTGATGCTTGCGGGGATCACGCTCATTCTGCTGAGCGTCATCGTCTTCGCGGGCTGCCAAATCCTGCCCGGCGATGTCGGGCGCGCCATCCTGGGGCCGCTGGCCGATGCGCGGGCGGTCGCGGTTCTGAACCACCAGCTTGGGGTCGATCAGCCCCTGCTGGTGCAATATTGGCACTGGGTCAGCGGTATGGTGCGCGGGGATATGGGCATGTCCTATACCTACCGCGCGCCGGTCGCGCCCTTCATCGGCCATGCCCTCGTCAATTCCCTCAAGCTCGCCGGCATCGCCTTCGTCATGGTGGTGCCGCTCGGCATCCTCGGCGGCGTGGTCGCGGCGCTGAAGCACGGCACCTGGATCGACCGCACCATCGTCATCGCTGGCCTTTCCGCGACGGTGGTGCCCGAATTCGTCTCCGGCATCGTGCTGATCATGGTCTTCAGCATCTGGCTGCATGTGTTTCCGCTCACCGCCAGCGCGCCCCGCAACGCCAACGGCCTTACCCAGGTCTATTACCTGCTGATGCCGGCGGTGCCGCTGTTCATGATCATTTTCGGCTATATCGCCCGCATGGCCCGCGCCGGCATGATCGAGGCCCTGGCGGCGGATTACACGCGCACGGCGGTGCTGAAGGGCCTGTCCTATCGCCAGGTGATCTGGCGGCATGTGCTGCGAAACGCGCTGCTACCGACCATCACCGTCATCGCGACCCAGAGCGGCTATCTCATCGGCGGCCTCGTGGTGGTGGAAACGCTGTTCAACTACCACGGCATCGGCAGCCTGATCTTCTCGGCCGCCCACGCCAAGGATTTTCCCATGCTTGAGGCCGGTATCCTGGTCATCGGCATCGTCTATGTGGGGGCC